One region of Candidatus Bathyarchaeia archaeon genomic DNA includes:
- the hypD gene encoding hydrogenase formation protein HypD has product MERPPSSFRDATLAKRVVDQIRGLAPSYPVKICHVCGTHEWTISYYGLRNLLPESVEVIAGPGCPVCIIPAAEIDEAIKLSLEKNVTIATFGDLVRVPGSELSLQDATARGGDVRVVYSILDAVKMAEKEPNQEFAFFAVGFETTAPSTAVEVLKKPPRNLSFLVSHRLIPPAMELLLGVGDLHIDGFIAPGHVSTIIGMKPYELFPRAYRMPTVVAGFEPLDVLFAISMILQQIKNNEAKLENEYSRAVAWEGNTKAQELLQQAFDVAAGHWRGLGKLPASALALKPEYKEYDTRSKYDVKITGARDLLPGCLCHLVMIGKIKPPECDIYMKACTPQTPKGACMVSMEGTCRIWASHTVGKQPE; this is encoded by the coding sequence ATGGAACGACCCCCGTCCAGCTTCAGAGACGCCACGCTTGCCAAGCGCGTGGTGGACCAAATCCGTGGGCTAGCGCCCTCCTACCCCGTTAAGATTTGTCATGTGTGCGGCACTCACGAGTGGACTATCAGTTACTATGGATTACGGAATCTTCTCCCCGAATCAGTCGAAGTCATCGCAGGCCCAGGCTGCCCAGTATGCATCATTCCAGCGGCTGAAATCGACGAAGCCATAAAACTGTCCTTGGAAAAGAATGTAACGATAGCGACCTTCGGCGACTTGGTGCGCGTTCCTGGCTCTGAATTGTCGCTGCAAGATGCAACGGCAAGAGGCGGAGACGTGCGCGTAGTCTACAGCATCTTAGACGCTGTGAAGATGGCTGAGAAAGAGCCTAATCAAGAGTTTGCCTTCTTCGCCGTTGGTTTCGAGACAACTGCCCCTTCAACCGCTGTCGAAGTCTTGAAAAAGCCGCCTCGCAACCTCAGCTTCTTGGTTTCGCATCGTTTGATCCCGCCTGCTATGGAACTATTGCTCGGCGTGGGTGACTTGCACATTGACGGGTTCATTGCGCCAGGTCACGTATCGACTATAATCGGCATGAAACCGTATGAGTTGTTTCCACGCGCCTACCGCATGCCCACCGTCGTGGCTGGCTTCGAGCCTCTGGACGTGTTATTCGCGATCTCGATGATTCTCCAACAGATCAAGAATAACGAAGCAAAGCTGGAAAACGAATACAGCCGCGCCGTAGCATGGGAAGGCAACACCAAGGCACAAGAACTACTGCAACAAGCTTTCGATGTGGCTGCCGGACATTGGCGCGGCTTGGGCAAGCTTCCAGCCTCAGCCTTGGCTCTAAAACCAGAATACAAGGAGTATGATACTCGTAGTAAATACGACGTCAAAATCACAGGTGCCCGAGACCTCTTGCCTGGCTGCCTCTGCCACCTCGTCATGATTGGAAAAATAAAACCACCAGAATGCGACATCTACATGAAGGCATGCACTCCACAGACGCCGAAAGGCGCATGCATGGTCAGCATGGAAGGCACATGCAGAATATGGGCAAGCCACACTGTTGGAAAACAACCTGAATAG
- the hdrB gene encoding CoB--CoM heterodisulfide reductase subunit B encodes MSKPYAFFLGCMIPNRYPGIELAMRNVAPLLDMELRDMEGASCCPAPGVFKSFDKTTWLALAARNLTIAESMSCDIVTLCSGCYGTLKEANDILKGDAEQRDKVNNVLKEVQREYHGNIQVRHFAELLYRDFGPEKLMGMVQRKLPLNVAVHYGCHLLKPTKHRDMKSVERPKFLDEMAEALGAKSIPYRDKMMCCGAGGGVRTAALDVSLDMTREKLENVRNVGADVIVTPCGFCHFQYDRGQIEIRDKTGVFYNIPVLHFVQLLGLALGLSPEKLGMYNNVVPTDVLLSKI; translated from the coding sequence ATGTCTAAGCCCTACGCGTTCTTCCTTGGTTGCATGATTCCCAACCGGTATCCCGGGATTGAATTGGCTATGCGCAATGTTGCTCCGCTCTTGGACATGGAGCTGAGAGACATGGAGGGTGCCTCCTGTTGCCCAGCGCCGGGGGTTTTCAAGTCATTTGACAAGACAACGTGGTTGGCGTTGGCTGCGCGCAATTTGACAATCGCTGAGTCGATGAGTTGCGACATCGTAACATTATGTAGTGGCTGTTATGGCACGTTGAAAGAGGCTAACGACATTCTGAAAGGTGATGCAGAGCAACGTGACAAGGTTAACAATGTTCTGAAGGAAGTTCAACGAGAATATCATGGCAACATTCAGGTGAGGCACTTTGCCGAGTTATTGTACCGAGACTTTGGACCTGAGAAACTGATGGGCATGGTTCAAAGGAAGCTGCCTCTGAACGTTGCTGTCCACTACGGTTGCCACCTGCTGAAACCCACGAAACATCGTGATATGAAGAGTGTTGAACGCCCCAAGTTTCTCGATGAAATGGCTGAAGCGCTAGGCGCCAAAAGCATCCCCTACCGGGATAAAATGATGTGTTGTGGTGCAGGCGGAGGCGTCAGGACAGCAGCTTTGGATGTTTCGTTAGACATGACGCGGGAAAAGCTTGAAAACGTTAGGAACGTGGGCGCGGACGTGATAGTAACGCCGTGCGGCTTCTGCCACTTCCAGTACGACCGCGGACAAATCGAAATCAGAGACAAAACTGGGGTATTCTACAACATTCCAGTGTTGCATTTCGTGCAGCTTCTTGGCTTAGCTTTAGGTTTGTCGCCTGAGAAGCTAGGCATGTACAATAACGTTGTTCCAACTGACGTGTTGCTCAGCAAGATTTGA
- the hypF gene encoding carbamoyltransferase HypF: MRAEIKVSGIVQGVGFRPFVYRIAVENELDGFVRNRGDAYVEIVVEGEKHRVEQFLRDLREKKPPLAKIHDVVTQFGDDRKEFVNFKILGSSETVEFSGSVVPPDVAICDACLRELREPSDKRHDYFFITCTDCGPRYTTIESLPYDRPNTTMKQFKMCSFCLGEYVDPANRRFHAQTVACPECGPKAYLASKNGELLSSRDPIREAGKLLEEGNVLAVKGYGGFHVAAPTTRDEPIARLRSVKHRSQKPFAVMARDIETVWSFADVSWKEAELLASYVKPIVLLRKSPEYFLSGLIAPDLHNVGVMLPYTGLHFMLFDGVREPAFVMTSANPPDEPIVTDNDEAVKKLGSVVDYFLFHDRLIAQRCDDSVVRVHGEDVSFVRRSRGFAPEPIRLKQTVDECVLALGGELNSTSCVLLGNKAFLSQHVGDVENLETLRFLRSASEHLLRLTNSKPDVFACDLHPKFTTTQLAKDWGDELGCPVVQVQHHHAHGAALIAEHDLDHIVAIVCDGYGYGFNGEAWGGEILHCDRQGESHRVGHLELQPLVGGDLATRYPLRMAAGILSKAVLMEDWLLSNSKYLPHGRKEAEVIIQQLNKGSSPVTSSCGRVLDAVSAILGVCYERTYEGEPAMKLEAAATNGKDILKLQPIVKDNVINTTAMIHQVFNRRTTESSRDLAFSAQQYLAEGLAQVAVDEAKRLGVNVVGFSGGVAFNEQITKAVGRVVEENGLRFVVHRFVPAGDGGVSFGQAFVAAWRKTQATETEK, translated from the coding sequence TTGAGAGCTGAGATTAAAGTAAGCGGCATCGTTCAGGGTGTGGGCTTCCGACCTTTCGTCTACCGAATTGCAGTTGAGAATGAACTGGATGGCTTCGTGCGCAACCGGGGCGACGCCTACGTTGAAATAGTGGTTGAGGGAGAGAAGCACAGAGTTGAACAGTTTCTTAGGGATCTGAGGGAGAAGAAGCCGCCTCTAGCAAAGATTCACGATGTAGTTACTCAATTTGGCGACGACAGAAAGGAATTCGTCAATTTCAAGATTCTGGGCAGCTCTGAGACTGTGGAGTTTTCTGGTTCGGTTGTTCCGCCTGATGTTGCGATTTGTGATGCGTGCTTGCGTGAGCTGCGAGAGCCGTCTGATAAGCGGCATGATTATTTTTTCATAACGTGCACTGACTGTGGTCCGCGTTACACGACGATTGAAAGTTTGCCTTACGATCGACCGAACACTACGATGAAACAGTTTAAGATGTGCTCTTTCTGTCTCGGAGAATACGTTGATCCTGCGAATCGCAGGTTTCACGCTCAGACTGTTGCTTGCCCAGAATGTGGTCCTAAAGCTTACTTAGCCAGCAAGAATGGGGAACTCCTAAGTAGTAGAGACCCGATTCGTGAAGCGGGCAAATTGCTCGAAGAGGGCAATGTGTTAGCTGTCAAGGGTTACGGTGGGTTTCATGTGGCAGCCCCGACTACGCGGGATGAGCCTATTGCTCGTCTAAGATCTGTAAAGCATCGTTCGCAGAAGCCGTTTGCCGTTATGGCGCGTGACATTGAGACTGTTTGGAGCTTTGCCGATGTTAGCTGGAAAGAGGCTGAGCTGCTAGCGTCTTATGTTAAGCCTATTGTTTTGTTGAGGAAGAGCCCTGAGTATTTCCTGTCGGGTTTGATTGCGCCGGACTTGCATAATGTTGGCGTCATGTTGCCTTACACGGGTTTGCATTTCATGTTGTTTGATGGTGTGCGTGAACCAGCTTTCGTTATGACTAGTGCGAATCCGCCAGATGAGCCGATAGTGACGGATAATGATGAGGCTGTCAAGAAGCTGGGAAGTGTGGTTGATTACTTTCTTTTTCATGACCGGCTTATTGCTCAACGGTGTGATGACTCGGTTGTCCGTGTTCATGGAGAGGATGTCAGCTTTGTTCGTAGGTCTCGGGGGTTTGCGCCTGAGCCTATTCGGCTGAAGCAGACGGTTGATGAGTGTGTGTTGGCTTTGGGCGGCGAGCTCAATTCGACTTCGTGTGTCTTGCTTGGGAACAAGGCTTTCTTGTCTCAGCATGTTGGCGATGTTGAGAATTTGGAGACGCTTCGGTTTCTGAGGAGCGCTAGTGAACATCTTTTGCGTTTGACTAACAGCAAGCCTGATGTCTTCGCTTGTGATCTTCATCCGAAGTTTACAACTACACAGTTGGCTAAGGATTGGGGTGATGAGCTGGGTTGCCCCGTGGTTCAGGTGCAGCATCATCATGCTCACGGCGCAGCGCTCATAGCTGAACATGATCTGGATCATATTGTCGCCATTGTGTGTGACGGCTACGGATATGGTTTTAATGGCGAAGCGTGGGGTGGCGAAATCCTTCACTGTGACAGACAGGGCGAGTCTCATCGCGTTGGGCACCTGGAACTGCAGCCTCTGGTAGGCGGCGATCTGGCGACGCGTTACCCTTTGCGGATGGCAGCTGGAATTCTAAGTAAGGCAGTGTTAATGGAGGACTGGCTGTTGTCGAATAGCAAGTATCTGCCCCATGGAAGAAAGGAGGCTGAAGTGATAATTCAACAATTAAATAAGGGTTCGAGTCCGGTCACTTCAAGCTGTGGTCGAGTTCTGGACGCGGTTTCAGCTATCTTAGGCGTCTGTTACGAGCGCACGTATGAGGGCGAACCCGCCATGAAGTTAGAGGCTGCCGCAACAAATGGCAAGGACATATTGAAGCTTCAACCTATAGTGAAAGACAACGTGATTAACACAACAGCCATGATCCATCAGGTTTTCAATCGAAGAACCACCGAGTCCTCTAGAGATCTGGCTTTTTCAGCTCAGCAGTATTTGGCTGAAGGTTTGGCGCAGGTGGCTGTTGACGAAGCCAAACGCTTAGGTGTTAATGTCGTTGGCTTTTCTGGCGGCGTCGCATTTAACGAGCAAATAACTAAAGCAGTTGGACGTGTCGTTGAGGAAAATGGGTTGCGGTTTGTGGTTCACAGGTTTGTGCCTGCAGGCGATGGGGGTGTTTCGTTTGGGCAGGCTTTTGTTGCAGCTTGGCGTAAAACTCAGGCTACAGAGACCGAGAAATAG
- a CDS encoding dihydrolipoyl dehydrogenase, translating to MKQYDLIVIGTGSVMEIVNAVLQENPHWRVAVIDKDEPGGICLTRGCIPSKILLYPAEVVRTIEKAGILGIDVDVRGVDFGKVMERMRRLISGDISMIRQGLTSTKSVDYYPMCAEFTGPYTLKVGDDTVTSRFIILGAGSKPQIPPIKGLEEAGYLTSDTVLALGRLPESIVVIGGGYIAAEYGHFLSAMGSKVAVIGRNPQFLPDEEPEVSAIAKMELEKHMTILTNHEVREAVKAGNGLKRLVAVNRETGEEVEIEAHEILVASGRSSNSDVLHPERAGIEVDKEGWIVTNEFLETSQPGVWALGDATGKFPFKHKANYDAQMVYYNAVLKRGVKVDYHAVPHAVFTYPEVASVGLREKEAVQQYGEDMVLIGSHRYADTAKGEAMGIEDENYFVKVIVLKDSLRILGAHIVGPHASALIQEVVNLMYTPEQSAQPVLQAMHIHPALSEVVQKAVDALAPPNVYHHVLEHHFGLKVE from the coding sequence TTGAAGCAATATGATCTGATTGTAATTGGCACAGGCTCTGTCATGGAGATTGTCAACGCGGTGTTACAGGAGAATCCGCATTGGCGAGTCGCTGTGATTGATAAGGATGAGCCTGGTGGGATTTGTCTTACTCGTGGTTGTATTCCGTCGAAGATTCTGCTTTATCCTGCTGAGGTTGTGCGGACGATTGAGAAGGCGGGCATTCTTGGAATTGATGTTGATGTGAGGGGCGTTGATTTTGGGAAGGTTATGGAGCGGATGCGGAGGCTTATTTCAGGCGATATAAGTATGATTCGGCAGGGTCTCACTAGCACCAAGAGTGTAGACTACTACCCGATGTGTGCTGAGTTCACTGGACCTTACACGCTGAAAGTTGGGGATGACACCGTAACCTCGAGGTTCATTATTTTAGGAGCAGGCTCAAAACCACAGATTCCACCCATAAAGGGGCTGGAGGAAGCGGGTTATCTCACAAGTGACACAGTGCTTGCGCTTGGTCGCTTGCCGGAGAGTATTGTGGTTATTGGTGGAGGGTACATAGCTGCTGAGTACGGGCATTTTTTGTCTGCTATGGGTTCGAAGGTTGCTGTGATCGGTCGGAATCCGCAGTTTCTGCCTGATGAGGAGCCTGAGGTGTCAGCCATAGCTAAGATGGAGTTGGAGAAGCATATGACCATACTGACTAATCATGAGGTTCGTGAAGCTGTGAAAGCTGGGAATGGTTTGAAGAGGCTGGTTGCGGTGAACAGAGAAACGGGAGAGGAGGTTGAGATAGAGGCGCATGAGATTTTGGTGGCTTCGGGTAGAAGTTCGAATTCGGATGTTTTGCATCCGGAGCGTGCTGGCATAGAAGTTGACAAGGAAGGGTGGATTGTGACAAATGAGTTTTTGGAGACGTCTCAGCCGGGTGTCTGGGCTTTGGGTGATGCTACGGGCAAGTTTCCGTTTAAGCATAAGGCGAATTATGATGCGCAGATGGTTTACTACAACGCTGTTCTCAAGCGGGGAGTCAAAGTGGATTATCATGCTGTGCCGCATGCTGTGTTCACGTATCCTGAGGTTGCGAGTGTTGGGTTGCGTGAGAAAGAGGCTGTGCAGCAGTATGGTGAGGACATGGTTCTGATTGGCAGTCACAGGTATGCGGATACGGCTAAGGGTGAAGCCATGGGCATTGAAGACGAGAATTATTTTGTGAAGGTTATTGTTTTGAAGGATTCGTTGAGGATTTTGGGCGCGCATATCGTTGGACCGCACGCATCTGCGTTGATACAGGAAGTGGTCAATCTGATGTATACGCCTGAGCAGAGTGCGCAGCCTGTACTGCAGGCGATGCACATACATCCCGCTCTAAGCGAAGTGGTGCAGAAGGCAGTTGACGCTTTGGCTCCGCCTAATGTGTATCATCATGTGCTCGAACATCATTTCGGATTGAAGGTAGAGTGA
- a CDS encoding HypC/HybG/HupF family hydrogenase formation chaperone yields the protein MCLAIPAKVVEIHGDMARVDFGAGTMRDVNVSLVEAKIGEYVIVHAGYAIEVLDAKAAEETLALWNEILNKYEATTTTSN from the coding sequence ATGTGTCTCGCAATTCCAGCCAAAGTGGTTGAGATTCACGGCGACATGGCTAGAGTGGATTTTGGAGCTGGAACCATGCGAGACGTAAACGTGTCGTTGGTTGAGGCAAAAATCGGCGAATACGTGATTGTGCACGCTGGCTACGCTATCGAGGTTTTGGACGCAAAAGCAGCTGAGGAAACATTGGCGTTGTGGAACGAAATCCTCAATAAGTATGAGGCGACAACCACTACTTCTAACTAG
- the hypA gene encoding hydrogenase maturation nickel metallochaperone HypA produces MHEFSVTSQIVQSVLTEAEKREAKKVTEVNLVIGKLTFLGLEQVRFAFEALTKGTIIEGSKLIIEEQEGIVKCGNCGYEGGFKYQDDPLYHVPVPTLSCPKCNNAVHIAAGKECTIRNIKMLV; encoded by the coding sequence GTGCACGAGTTTTCGGTAACTAGCCAAATCGTACAAAGTGTCTTGACAGAAGCTGAGAAACGCGAAGCCAAGAAGGTAACTGAAGTCAACTTAGTCATCGGCAAACTCACATTCTTAGGCTTGGAGCAGGTGCGGTTTGCCTTTGAGGCTTTGACTAAAGGAACGATCATTGAGGGCTCAAAGCTGATTATCGAAGAACAAGAGGGCATAGTCAAATGCGGCAACTGCGGCTACGAAGGCGGCTTCAAATATCAAGATGACCCGCTATACCATGTGCCTGTGCCCACCCTGAGCTGCCCAAAATGCAACAATGCAGTCCACATCGCAGCAGGCAAAGAGTGCACCATCAGGAACATCAAAATGCTGGTATGA
- a CDS encoding NosD domain-containing protein produces MGQRKIGLVFVALFLLGMFTLAFKFSPVVSRSGTDGSWVWFRDTITGAWGEAVVGTGDAIYIARGDGFYRYRPADDSWTLTASPSKPDGSAFKTGTALAWDFGDYVYALFGAATDDSRRWFYRYSISSNSWETLANTTADQGEGNAITWVDMDNRIYATIGGEQRPTYFMRYDPSANSWSDMPADPPAGMGDGASLVWTGGEYLYGLRGEFIETAPLYDFWRYSLTDDAWTVVADIPALPHGGRTGGVGDGGSLLYVGFWLPSHTDYVYALSGNQAHPDGIPDNRTYRYTISTNSWERLADLPFGVGYYVGRRLGYADGRIYAWQGAPSTWTGGGDDLAKYRVAWIVDDDGPADFSKIQEAINAANTGDAIFVYNGTYYENVVVNKTVSLIGENVGGAIIDGGGIGTVVTVQTSNVSINGFTIRNSGAEWQGSWWDSAILLNNSNNNILVKNDVINNHCGMWLEGAANNTITRNYVSANSMRGIILVNSVNNVIIENNVTGNDEGISLLWSFNNSLRNNVMFGNRYNFGIFGEILDHFIQDIDVSNTVNAKPIYYLINQNNLVINSSTFPKVGYLGLVNSTNIMVKGLDLTHNVQGVLIAYSSNSKIENNKLTDTVYGISLVDSATNIIAENDLTDNLYGVGLRYSLNNTLSENNITKNVRGVLLIYSANNNTITKNDIVANEFTGIDLTASTYNVIYGNNVTDNRYGMWVDYSSNNSIYHNNFVDNTIQVDTSNSVNVWDNGYSSGGNYWSNYSGVDEKSGPYQDEPGSDGLGDIPYVIDENNHDNYPLMNLWTPPVDLTPPLTTIGLSGVLGDNGWFTSDVTATLSATDDTKVDKTEYSFESATWITYATPFTIINEGNTVVYYRSTDKARNSETVKTTTIKIDKTAPSGAITIQNDVAYTTSTSVTLTLSAADATSGEYQVRFSKDGVWDTEPWETSTPTKTWTLTSGDGTKTVYYQIKDNAGLISSYSDSIILDTTKPTANAGVDQAVNEDILVTFDASTSTDENGIGTYTWTFTDLTVKTLIGERPTYTFNTPGVYNITLNVTDAAGNWATDTTTVIVRQAEAPTPPPTEAFPVGIIGTAIAAIGIAMAAILLLRKRK; encoded by the coding sequence ATGGGTCAGAGGAAGATTGGCTTAGTTTTTGTGGCGTTGTTTCTATTAGGCATGTTTACCTTAGCATTCAAGTTTTCTCCAGTGGTATCAAGGTCAGGGACAGATGGTAGTTGGGTTTGGTTTCGAGATACCATTACGGGTGCTTGGGGTGAAGCTGTGGTTGGAACGGGCGATGCCATCTACATCGCCAGAGGCGATGGTTTTTATCGTTATCGCCCAGCAGACGATAGCTGGACTCTTACGGCATCTCCCTCAAAACCCGATGGCTCGGCTTTCAAGACTGGTACAGCCTTGGCTTGGGACTTTGGCGATTACGTTTACGCGTTATTTGGTGCAGCAACGGATGATAGCCGCAGATGGTTTTACCGTTACAGTATCTCGAGCAACTCTTGGGAGACTTTGGCAAACACCACAGCAGACCAAGGAGAAGGCAACGCCATAACATGGGTCGACATGGACAACCGCATATATGCCACAATAGGCGGCGAGCAACGCCCCACGTATTTTATGCGTTATGACCCCTCTGCAAACAGTTGGAGCGACATGCCTGCGGATCCGCCGGCTGGCATGGGTGATGGGGCCTCACTTGTTTGGACAGGCGGCGAATACTTGTATGGATTGCGTGGTGAGTTCATTGAAACCGCACCCCTTTACGATTTTTGGCGTTATAGTCTTACAGATGATGCTTGGACTGTAGTGGCTGATATTCCAGCGCTTCCACATGGTGGTAGGACAGGCGGAGTGGGAGATGGGGGTTCACTTCTTTATGTTGGGTTTTGGCTGCCGAGCCATACGGATTACGTCTATGCTCTAAGCGGAAACCAAGCCCATCCAGACGGAATACCAGACAACCGCACCTACCGGTACACCATTTCTACGAATAGTTGGGAACGCTTAGCAGACTTGCCCTTTGGAGTAGGCTACTATGTAGGGCGCCGTTTGGGCTACGCTGACGGACGCATTTACGCATGGCAGGGAGCACCAAGCACATGGACAGGCGGGGGAGACGACCTTGCTAAATACAGGGTAGCTTGGATTGTGGATGATGATGGACCAGCAGACTTTTCAAAAATACAAGAAGCAATAAACGCAGCCAACACAGGTGACGCAATCTTTGTATACAATGGAACATACTACGAAAATGTAGTTGTAAACAAGACAGTATCGCTTATTGGAGAAAATGTAGGAGGCGCCATAATTGATGGGGGCGGAATAGGCACAGTCGTTACAGTACAGACAAGTAATGTTTCAATCAATGGATTTACGATAAGGAACAGCGGCGCTGAGTGGCAAGGTAGTTGGTGGGATAGTGCCATACTTCTAAACAACAGCAACAACAATATCCTCGTAAAAAACGATGTAATAAACAACCACTGTGGCATGTGGTTAGAAGGGGCTGCTAATAACACCATAACTCGAAACTACGTCAGTGCAAACTCCATGCGTGGGATTATTCTTGTCAATTCCGTTAACAACGTCATAATTGAAAACAACGTAACCGGCAATGATGAGGGTATTTCCCTCCTCTGGTCGTTTAACAATAGCCTTAGGAATAATGTTATGTTTGGAAACCGATATAATTTTGGGATTTTTGGTGAAATCCTTGATCATTTTATTCAGGATATAGATGTTTCAAACACCGTAAATGCGAAGCCAATCTATTACCTAATCAATCAGAACAATCTTGTAATAAATTCTTCTACATTTCCCAAGGTAGGATATCTTGGACTTGTAAACTCGACAAACATAATGGTTAAGGGGCTTGATCTAACACACAACGTTCAAGGAGTCCTAATCGCTTACTCATCAAACTCGAAAATAGAAAACAACAAACTAACAGACACCGTATATGGCATAAGTCTTGTTGACTCCGCTACCAACATAATAGCTGAAAACGACCTAACAGACAACCTTTATGGTGTTGGTCTCCGATACTCGCTTAACAATACTCTTTCTGAAAACAACATTACAAAGAACGTGCGTGGCGTCCTTCTCATCTACTCAGCTAATAACAATACAATAACCAAAAATGATATAGTAGCAAACGAGTTTACTGGCATCGATCTTACAGCCTCAACTTACAATGTCATATACGGAAACAACGTAACAGACAATAGGTATGGCATGTGGGTCGATTATTCTTCGAATAATTCCATCTACCATAATAACTTCGTAGATAATACAATTCAAGTTGACACCTCCAATTCAGTGAATGTTTGGGATAACGGCTATTCTTCTGGCGGAAACTATTGGAGCAACTACTCTGGTGTTGATGAGAAAAGTGGGCCATATCAAGATGAGCCTGGAAGCGACGGCTTGGGAGACATACCATACGTTATTGATGAGAACAATCACGACAACTACCCACTTATGAACCTTTGGACTCCCCCGGTGGACTTAACTCCCCCTCTAACCACGATAGGTTTAAGCGGTGTTTTGGGCGATAATGGTTGGTTTACCTCAGATGTTACTGCAACTTTGTCGGCAACTGACGATACCAAAGTTGACAAAACAGAATACAGCTTCGAGAGCGCTACATGGATTACTTATGCAACACCCTTCACTATAATCAATGAAGGAAACACTGTCGTCTACTACAGATCAACAGACAAAGCTCGGAACTCGGAAACAGTAAAAACCACAACGATAAAAATCGATAAAACCGCTCCATCAGGTGCTATAACAATCCAAAATGACGTTGCCTATACAACTTCAACCTCTGTGACGCTAACATTATCTGCAGCAGACGCAACCTCAGGCGAATATCAGGTTAGATTCAGCAAAGACGGTGTTTGGGACACCGAACCTTGGGAAACTTCTACACCAACCAAAACTTGGACCTTAACGTCTGGAGACGGAACGAAAACAGTCTACTACCAAATCAAAGACAACGCTGGTCTAATTTCATCTTATAGCGACTCGATCATTCTGGACACAACAAAGCCAACAGCCAACGCCGGGGTAGACCAGGCTGTCAACGAAGACATATTGGTAACGTTTGATGCTTCAACCTCCACAGACGAAAACGGCATAGGAACATACACTTGGACATTCACAGACTTAACAGTCAAGACGTTAATAGGAGAAAGACCAACATACACATTCAACACGCCAGGCGTCTACAACATCACCTTAAATGTAACAGACGCAGCTGGAAACTGGGCAACAGACACAACCACAGTAATAGTGCGGCAAGCGGAGGCACCCACTCCACCGCCAACCGAAGCCTTCCCAGTAGGGATAATAGGCACAGCCATTGCAGCGATAGGAATAGCAATGGCAGCGATATTACTCCTGAGAAAACGCAAATAA
- the hypB gene encoding hydrogenase nickel incorporation protein HypB, translating to MAPLKKGVVKAEEGEIYDVELSEDLLKANQRLADENKCLLHENGAKAIDIMGAIGSGKTSLIEKLVRLLKNRYHIAVFKGDLTTTIDAELIARHGVETVAINTGKECHLDANLVKKALQKLSLRIINLLLIENVGNLICPAEFPLGSDKRVVVISVTEGPYMVVKHPFIFMDADVVAINKIDLAKAMGVDVRKLERDVKTINPKALVVPTNCRTGEGVDKVATALGL from the coding sequence TTGGCTCCATTGAAGAAAGGTGTTGTCAAGGCGGAAGAGGGCGAAATCTACGACGTAGAGCTGTCCGAAGACCTTCTGAAAGCTAATCAACGCTTGGCTGACGAGAATAAGTGTCTTCTGCATGAGAACGGCGCTAAAGCCATCGATATAATGGGCGCCATCGGCTCGGGCAAAACCAGCTTAATCGAAAAACTAGTCCGACTGCTCAAGAACCGCTACCATATTGCTGTTTTCAAGGGAGACCTGACAACCACCATCGACGCCGAACTGATCGCAAGACACGGCGTTGAAACCGTAGCCATAAACACGGGCAAAGAATGCCACCTTGACGCTAATCTAGTCAAGAAAGCCTTGCAAAAGCTCAGCCTTAGGATAATCAACTTGCTCCTAATCGAGAACGTGGGTAATCTGATATGCCCTGCCGAGTTTCCGCTCGGCTCAGACAAACGTGTCGTGGTTATAAGCGTCACTGAAGGACCTTACATGGTTGTTAAGCATCCCTTCATTTTCATGGACGCTGATGTCGTCGCGATAAACAAGATTGATTTGGCTAAGGCTATGGGCGTTGACGTAAGAAAGCTGGAAAGGGACGTTAAGACAATCAATCCCAAAGCCTTAGTTGTCCCCACTAATTGCCGAACTGGCGAAGGCGTCGACAAAGTTGCCACTGCCCTAGGACTGTGA